The proteins below are encoded in one region of Rhizobacter sp.:
- a CDS encoding DUF72 domain-containing protein: MRGARRLEAGVSRLRVGIGGWTFEPWRDNFYPQGLPHARELQYAAGKLTAIEVNGTYYSTMKPATFAKWRDDTPEGFVFSLKANKFTTNRRVLAEAGESVERFIGSGLAELGDKLGPVLWQFAPTKKFDAADFEAFLKLLPAKVSGLPLRHVMDVRHDSFKSPEYLALARRYNVGTVFTDSDDYPSFADVTGDFVYVRTMRSQSHLPQGFEPQALDQLAACAKRWAEGGEPDGVPRVEPAAKAGPRDVFLFFISGAKERNPAAAMALLERLSPA; the protein is encoded by the coding sequence CTGCGTGGGGCTCGTCGCCTGGAGGCTGGTGTGAGTCGCCTCCGTGTGGGCATCGGCGGCTGGACCTTCGAACCCTGGCGCGACAACTTCTACCCCCAGGGCCTGCCGCACGCGCGCGAGCTGCAATACGCGGCCGGCAAGCTCACGGCCATCGAGGTCAACGGCACCTACTACAGCACCATGAAGCCGGCCACCTTCGCCAAGTGGCGCGACGACACGCCCGAGGGGTTCGTGTTCTCGCTCAAGGCCAACAAGTTCACCACCAACCGGCGCGTGCTGGCCGAGGCCGGCGAGTCGGTCGAGCGTTTCATCGGCAGCGGCCTCGCCGAGCTGGGCGACAAGCTCGGCCCGGTGCTGTGGCAGTTCGCCCCCACCAAGAAGTTCGACGCGGCTGACTTCGAAGCCTTCCTCAAGCTGCTACCCGCCAAAGTGAGCGGCCTGCCGCTGCGCCACGTGATGGACGTGCGGCACGACAGCTTCAAGTCGCCCGAGTACCTGGCGCTCGCCCGCCGCTACAACGTGGGCACCGTGTTCACCGACTCCGACGACTACCCCTCGTTTGCCGACGTCACGGGTGACTTCGTCTACGTGCGCACCATGCGCTCGCAGAGCCACCTGCCGCAAGGCTTCGAGCCGCAGGCGCTCGACCAGCTCGCGGCCTGCGCAAAGCGCTGGGCCGAAGGCGGCGAGCCCGACGGCGTGCCACGCGTCGAACCGGCCGCAAAGGCCGGCCCGCGCGACGTGTTCCTGTTCTTCATCAGCGGCGCGAAAGAGCGCAACCCGGCCGCCGCGATGGCGCTGCTGGAAAGGCTTTCGCCCGCGTGA
- a CDS encoding nitroreductase family protein, with amino-acid sequence MNTLTKLALGLMGHNPPRPAVGDAKHTLALPPPHREGGLPLMEALARRQSLREFAPTALDEQTLSDLLWAAAGVNRPALGGRTTPSAMNAQEVLLYAAMPQGLYRYEPVVHALQLVESSDVRRVTGYQDFVDNAALDLVYVADHGRMGMVPAAQRTAYACAAAGAMAQNAYLFCASAGLATVVRAWFDREALAKAMGLGNDQQLLLAQTVGHTKA; translated from the coding sequence ATGAACACGCTGACCAAGCTGGCCCTGGGCCTGATGGGCCACAACCCGCCGCGGCCGGCGGTGGGTGACGCGAAACACACGCTCGCCCTGCCGCCGCCGCACCGCGAAGGCGGGCTGCCGCTGATGGAGGCGCTGGCGCGCCGCCAGTCCTTGCGCGAGTTCGCGCCCACGGCGCTGGACGAACAGACCCTGTCTGACCTGCTGTGGGCTGCGGCGGGCGTCAACCGCCCGGCGCTCGGCGGACGCACCACGCCGAGCGCGATGAACGCGCAGGAGGTGCTGCTCTACGCCGCCATGCCGCAAGGCCTGTACCGCTACGAGCCGGTGGTGCACGCGCTGCAGCTCGTCGAATCGAGCGACGTGCGGCGCGTCACGGGCTACCAGGACTTCGTCGACAACGCGGCGCTCGACCTGGTCTACGTCGCCGACCATGGCCGCATGGGCATGGTGCCGGCGGCGCAGCGCACCGCTTACGCCTGCGCAGCCGCGGGGGCCATGGCGCAGAACGCCTATCTGTTCTGCGCCTCGGCGGGGTTGGCGACGGTGGTGCGGGCGTGGTTCGACCGTGAGGCGCTGGCCAAGGCGATGGGTCTGGGCAACGACCAACAACTCTTGCTGGCGCAGACCGTGGGCCACACGAAGGCCTGA
- a CDS encoding glycine zipper 2TM domain-containing protein: MQHHTHPKHPVDRITASLAAGSLACLVVLGGCGPQDGSPVKANGTQVPSANTTARTAPERPAAPVALMGEVRHIETLTERPKGTGVGAATGAVIGGVLGYQVGDGNGQKAATAAGAIGGGLLGNKIERDRNTRVVGYNVQVQLDNGQTRTFRRESLGGLQVGSRVKVEGASLQPA, translated from the coding sequence ATGCAACACCACACTCATCCCAAGCATCCCGTTGACCGCATCACTGCGTCGCTCGCCGCCGGCTCGCTGGCGTGCCTGGTCGTCCTCGGCGGTTGTGGCCCGCAAGACGGCAGCCCCGTGAAGGCGAACGGCACCCAGGTGCCGAGCGCGAACACCACCGCGCGTACAGCACCCGAGCGCCCCGCCGCCCCCGTGGCGCTGATGGGCGAAGTGCGCCACATCGAAACCCTCACCGAGCGGCCCAAGGGCACCGGCGTGGGCGCGGCCACCGGCGCCGTGATCGGCGGCGTGCTCGGCTACCAGGTGGGCGACGGCAATGGCCAGAAGGCCGCCACGGCCGCCGGGGCCATCGGTGGCGGCCTGCTGGGCAACAAGATCGAGCGCGACCGCAACACCCGCGTGGTGGGCTACAACGTGCAGGTCCAGCTCGACAACGGCCAGACCCGCACCTTCCGCCGCGAATCGCTGGGCGGCCTGCAGGTCGGCTCGCGTGTCAAGGTCGAGGGCGCAAGCCTGCAGCCAGCCTGA
- a CDS encoding LysR family transcriptional regulator, producing the protein MDKLKAIQYFLAAAQGGSLSSAARQQGVTLQAVAKLVSALEAELGTTLFQRGSRGLQLTADGAQYADACAPLLAQLQAADDGLRQARQRPQGTLVVGGTPFLLQHCIVPALSAFHATYPDLTLDLRAVLHLEGTAAKDCDLLLLHGWFEAGSWVRRELPVMAQVTAATPDYWKRQGIPRHPRDLADHNCLSYRNPYGKLLDLWRYRQAGPQGEVIEEVVVRGWLNSNHRDNLLALALNHGGVMRIAPATAQADLASGRLVAALLDWEMMDPPPLALYFRPELRRTLRLRVFADFVATHCTELAQMTNAKGQASVDGRPAWHQGNSRRASSWLSHR; encoded by the coding sequence ATGGACAAGCTCAAGGCCATTCAATACTTCCTGGCGGCAGCCCAAGGCGGCAGCTTGTCTTCTGCGGCACGCCAGCAAGGCGTGACCTTGCAGGCCGTCGCGAAGCTGGTCAGCGCGCTTGAGGCCGAACTCGGGACCACGCTGTTCCAGCGCGGCAGTCGCGGGCTCCAGCTCACCGCGGATGGCGCGCAGTACGCTGACGCCTGCGCCCCGCTGCTCGCGCAGCTGCAAGCGGCCGACGATGGTCTTCGGCAGGCAAGGCAGCGGCCGCAAGGCACGCTGGTCGTGGGCGGTACACCGTTTCTGCTGCAGCACTGCATCGTGCCGGCTTTGTCGGCGTTCCATGCCACCTACCCGGACCTGACGCTCGATCTTCGCGCTGTGTTGCACCTCGAGGGGACGGCCGCGAAGGACTGCGACCTGCTGCTGCTGCACGGCTGGTTCGAGGCTGGCAGCTGGGTGCGCCGTGAGCTTCCGGTGATGGCGCAGGTCACCGCGGCCACGCCCGACTACTGGAAGCGCCAGGGCATTCCACGCCACCCGCGCGACCTCGCTGACCACAACTGCCTCAGCTACCGAAATCCATATGGCAAGCTGCTCGATCTCTGGCGCTACCGACAGGCTGGGCCGCAGGGCGAAGTCATCGAAGAGGTGGTGGTTCGAGGGTGGCTGAACTCCAACCATCGAGACAACCTGCTCGCCCTGGCCCTGAACCACGGGGGCGTGATGCGCATCGCACCGGCCACCGCGCAAGCGGACCTGGCGAGCGGCCGCCTGGTCGCAGCGCTGCTGGACTGGGAGATGATGGACCCACCGCCGCTGGCGTTGTACTTCCGGCCCGAACTGCGCCGGACCTTGCGCTTGCGCGTCTTCGCCGACTTCGTCGCCACGCACTGCACCGAGCTTGCCCAGATGACGAACGCGAAGGGGCAGGCCAGCGTCGACGGGCGGCCGGCCTGGCACCAAGGCAACAGTCGACGCGCCTCCAGTTGGTTGAGCCACAGGTGA
- a CDS encoding DUF2183 domain-containing protein, with protein MTIDRRRLCLAPLLALGLPLPSQADDDPLHNIVDDAWATAQGVVFSGRLVEKRRGPRADSGVRSSLYRNSRLLFTSGEEGAVRWSVGGLQWQTRADDQGYWELRANQPLPPASLTPGWHPIDSQPAPSSAAHLLVHDPANTIGLISDLDDTILVSEVNQTTRLLRNSLTVPPEARAPVGGMAALYTAWTKRNPRPEATPVFYISASPRQLTDSVRRFLRQHGFPQGVLQLKEVSPASTDPLVDQQAYKVRRASAILQAFPQTRFALLGDDGERDPESYAELQARFGAQVLGVWIRRVHPDPKRPRLAGQRDMGELLASGPP; from the coding sequence ATGACGATCGACAGACGCCGCCTCTGCCTCGCGCCGCTGCTGGCGCTCGGCCTTCCGCTGCCATCGCAGGCAGACGACGACCCGCTGCACAACATCGTCGACGACGCCTGGGCCACCGCGCAGGGCGTGGTGTTCTCGGGCCGCCTGGTCGAGAAGCGCCGCGGCCCGCGCGCCGACAGCGGCGTGCGCAGCAGCCTCTACCGCAACAGCCGCCTGCTCTTCACGAGCGGCGAAGAAGGCGCGGTGCGCTGGTCCGTCGGTGGCCTGCAGTGGCAGACCCGCGCCGACGACCAGGGCTACTGGGAGCTGCGCGCCAACCAGCCGCTGCCGCCAGCGTCGCTCACCCCCGGCTGGCACCCGATCGACAGCCAGCCCGCGCCGAGCAGCGCGGCCCACCTGCTGGTGCACGACCCGGCCAACACCATCGGCCTCATCTCCGACCTCGACGACACCATTCTCGTGAGCGAGGTCAACCAGACCACGCGCCTGCTGCGCAACAGCCTCACCGTGCCGCCCGAGGCGCGCGCGCCGGTGGGCGGCATGGCGGCGCTCTACACCGCGTGGACGAAGCGCAACCCGCGCCCCGAGGCCACGCCCGTGTTCTACATCTCGGCCTCGCCACGCCAGCTCACCGACAGCGTGCGCCGCTTCCTGCGCCAGCACGGCTTCCCGCAAGGCGTGTTGCAACTGAAGGAAGTGAGCCCAGCCAGCACCGACCCACTCGTCGACCAGCAGGCCTACAAGGTGCGGCGTGCGAGCGCCATATTGCAAGCCTTTCCGCAGACCCGCTTCGCGCTGCTCGGCGACGACGGCGAGCGTGACCCCGAGAGTTATGCGGAGCTGCAGGCGCGCTTTGGTGCACAGGTGCTGGGGGTGTGGATTCGGCGCGTGCACCCTGACCCGAAACGGCCGCGGCTGGCGGGGCAGCGGGACATGGGGGAGTTGCTGGCGAGTGGGCCGCCATAG
- a CDS encoding DUF1428 domain-containing protein: MSYIDGFVIAVPTANKQKFIEHARQLDPIFLELGAIRVIEGWGDDVPDGKVTDFRRAVQATADETVAFSWVEWPDKATRDAGMKKMMEDPRMDPSTPGNPPMPFDGKRMIFGGFVPVVEVKA, encoded by the coding sequence ATGTCCTACATCGATGGTTTCGTGATCGCGGTCCCCACCGCCAACAAGCAAAAGTTCATCGAGCATGCGCGCCAGCTCGACCCCATCTTCCTCGAGCTCGGCGCCATCCGTGTGATCGAGGGTTGGGGCGACGACGTGCCCGACGGCAAGGTCACCGATTTCCGCCGCGCCGTGCAGGCCACGGCCGACGAGACGGTGGCGTTTTCGTGGGTCGAATGGCCCGACAAGGCCACCCGCGACGCCGGCATGAAAAAGATGATGGAAGACCCGCGCATGGATCCCTCCACCCCCGGCAACCCGCCGATGCCCTTCGACGGCAAACGCATGATCTTCGGCGGCTTCGTGCCGGTGGTTGAAGTGAAGGCTTGA
- a CDS encoding tripartite tricarboxylate transporter substrate binding protein, protein MNKLSKALVVGAMTLSTAASGGQPSYPSRPIRLVVPTPAGGPSDTAARALAKGMAASLGQEVLVENRPGGNTGIGAGTVLNAAPDGYTLLFALASNAGLPHLSKASPYKSIAEFTPIAAIGGNTQCLVVSTNLPAKTLAEFVAYAKASPKPLMRGANNVSEDMVAGQVSSAFGIAFERVPYKGAPQLLPDLLEGRIQVAVLPVSASVPHVKSGRLTMLGCSMAERIPALPTVPTLAESGISAEPLITAHFVVGPPRLPADIVDRLAVVARQAAQSAEFRQEMERLLIVGGPRSSAETRELMLKAEAQYIQFVRETGASID, encoded by the coding sequence ATGAACAAATTGTCGAAAGCCCTCGTGGTTGGCGCAATGACGCTGTCTACGGCGGCGTCAGGCGGGCAGCCGTCCTATCCCAGCCGGCCGATCCGACTGGTCGTTCCGACTCCCGCTGGCGGCCCGAGCGATACGGCGGCCCGCGCTCTCGCAAAGGGCATGGCCGCCAGCCTTGGGCAGGAAGTACTGGTCGAAAACCGGCCCGGCGGCAATACAGGCATTGGAGCGGGCACCGTCCTCAACGCCGCCCCCGACGGCTACACGCTGCTCTTCGCGCTCGCGTCCAACGCCGGTCTGCCACACCTCAGCAAGGCCTCGCCCTACAAGTCCATCGCCGAGTTCACTCCCATCGCCGCAATCGGCGGCAACACGCAGTGCCTCGTGGTGTCGACCAACCTGCCAGCCAAGACACTGGCTGAGTTCGTCGCATACGCGAAGGCAAGTCCGAAGCCGCTGATGCGTGGGGCGAACAACGTCTCGGAAGACATGGTGGCCGGACAGGTGAGCAGCGCGTTCGGCATCGCTTTTGAGCGGGTGCCTTACAAGGGCGCGCCTCAGCTGCTCCCCGACCTGCTTGAAGGTCGGATCCAGGTCGCAGTGCTGCCGGTAAGCGCCAGCGTCCCGCACGTGAAGTCTGGCCGCCTGACCATGCTCGGCTGCAGCATGGCTGAACGGATCCCTGCGCTGCCGACGGTGCCCACGCTGGCCGAGTCCGGCATTTCCGCCGAACCGCTGATCACCGCTCACTTCGTTGTAGGACCTCCCCGGCTGCCGGCCGACATCGTCGACCGTCTGGCCGTGGTCGCGCGTCAGGCGGCGCAGTCGGCCGAGTTCAGGCAGGAGATGGAGCGCCTTCTCATCGTCGGCGGCCCACGATCGTCCGCGGAGACGCGAGAACTGATGCTCAAGGCGGAGGCGCAATACATTCAGTTTGTCCGCGAGACAGGCGCCAGCATCGACTGA
- a CDS encoding methyltransferase domain-containing protein, translated as MSPSAADASALPAFVFDDGAAYELMMGRWSALVAQPFLEWLALPHGLAWLDAGCGDGSFTRSLMLHQRPASVVGVDPAPAQLSFARQWVTTAEVCFMEGDAQALPLPDASVDAAVMALVLFFLPDPPKGLRELVRVVKGGGMVAAYQWDLDGGGFPLQPILDSVHVEGYRSQQPPSAWAATLQASVDLWRSAGLVDVQTRQFEVSRTFESFEAYWRTAYGSPRLRGLFATLSPSGLQRLSERARERTGSPGDGPLVLKAKANAVKGYKR; from the coding sequence GTGTCGCCGTCAGCCGCTGACGCATCTGCATTGCCTGCTTTCGTATTCGACGACGGTGCCGCCTACGAGCTGATGATGGGACGATGGAGCGCGCTGGTCGCACAGCCCTTCCTGGAATGGTTAGCGCTTCCGCACGGTCTGGCATGGCTTGACGCCGGCTGCGGCGATGGCTCGTTTACCCGGTCGCTGATGTTGCATCAACGTCCTGCCTCGGTGGTCGGCGTCGATCCGGCCCCGGCCCAACTCAGTTTCGCGCGCCAGTGGGTGACAACCGCCGAGGTTTGCTTCATGGAAGGGGATGCCCAGGCATTGCCGCTTCCGGATGCGTCCGTCGACGCCGCCGTCATGGCCCTGGTGCTCTTCTTCCTGCCTGATCCGCCGAAGGGTCTGCGCGAACTGGTGCGTGTGGTCAAGGGGGGCGGGATGGTTGCTGCCTATCAATGGGACTTGGACGGCGGCGGATTTCCGCTGCAACCGATACTCGATTCCGTGCACGTCGAAGGCTACAGATCGCAGCAGCCGCCGAGCGCCTGGGCGGCAACACTGCAAGCGTCGGTAGATCTCTGGCGAAGCGCCGGCTTGGTAGACGTGCAAACACGCCAGTTCGAGGTGAGCCGCACCTTCGAAAGCTTTGAGGCCTATTGGCGTACTGCATACGGGAGTCCGCGCCTGCGTGGCCTGTTCGCAACGCTCTCGCCATCTGGCCTGCAGCGCTTGAGCGAGCGAGCCCGCGAGCGGACCGGAAGCCCGGGTGATGGGCCACTCGTCTTGAAGGCGAAGGCGAATGCTGTGAAGGGCTACAAGCGCTGA